In Quercus robur chromosome 11, dhQueRobu3.1, whole genome shotgun sequence, the sequence TTCAACTTCTTGGTAACAAATCAGTAATATCAAACTGCTTGCTGTTTATTCATGTCTCTGCAATGGATATAGTTGTAATTAGTCATTCACTGATGAGTAGTGATGACTTCCAATAATGAGTTTCTGTAAGTTCTTCTGATCATATCTTTATGGCTGATTATTATTACCTAAATATTGATTTAGACAGCTTATGATATATTTGTGGTTGGGGCATGGGGgatgtaaaaggaaaaaaaaaaaatgatgaatcagagcttaaattggtttttttttttttttttcttcttcttttcaggTTCTTGATGAGATTAGACCATACCTTGCGGGTACAGGAGGTGGAATTCTTGAGCTTATTCAAATCAATGACTATATTGTCAATGTTCGGCTTAGTGGACCTGCAGCTGGAGTTATGACAGTCCGTGTTGCTCTAACACaaaaattgagggaaaaaaTACCTTCCATTGCAGCTGTCCAGCTGATAGAATAAGTGAATAACATATAAACTGAAAAACATTGTCTATGACAATCAGAATATAGCTTTACATTCATATGTTTCAGAATGTAACTggtcataaaaaattttcaacttgGAAATATCAAGTTACCTCCTAAGCTCTGATACATGCTTTCCATGTACTTCAgaatttataagaaaatgagCTGGGTGGCATGATGTAATTACTTAGAACTTTAGTACTTTCCATATGGTAAGAATGTCATTGAAGTCCATGGCTGATGGCTGAGGGACTAGATTTATTGCTTATCTACTCTAAGCAATTGTGATTTCAAACCAATTTGTTCAGTCATACTGGTTCATGCTATTTTAATTGCTTTACAAAGCAAGATAGAGATCCTCCAAGGAAGACTGATTTTAAGCTTCAATGTCAATTGGTTATAGCTCAAAATAATGGAGGCAGATTGCTCAATATGTATAATGAAAGCTGCTCATTTCCTTCTCAATGTTTCTGGTAGGTGATTTCAAGGTCAAAATAGGTGTGGAAAGGTGTTTATACAAAGTGATTATAGCTACACTCTAGCCGGTTGTTACTTCAGTACTTCTTTCTCCAATCAAACAGCTAACTTTATGTGTACGCATATTTAAGCTTTAGGGGCTTAGGTTTTTCATTTATGATTGATATGAGGATGAATGCGGGTGTTCTTGTTCTTATGATGAATGACAATGTCAGACTTGTGAATCTAGCTGCTGCCAAGGAGCATCAAAGAATTCAGTTTTCATCTGCTGCATGGGAGCCTCTCTTATAGATAGTTGCTGAgtaaaaaaggaaggaaaatgaATTCACACAAAATCATTTCAGTATTGAGGTTAACCagaaagaaaggagagagactaAAACTGGTGGTATAGCAACAATTGGACCAACCGATGGCAGACCCTGTAATTTATCTTTAGAGTGATTGGACTAAAATTCAAATgactaaggtttttttttttttttttttttttttttttggcgcaTACCATGTGTTCTGCTATATAGAGTTgtacaaaaaatattataaatacaAATGAAGATTCAAAGAGGTGATTTTACATGCACAACTGAAAGTATACATCAAGCTTGACAAAAAATTGCTAAGGTTTTGGATAAAACATTAGATATCATTCACCTATCTCTTATCAATTGTTGTGTAGGTACATGctaagaacaaaaagaataaatttttttacaaaaactaagtATTACCTTTTAAAATGTGTAGCCTATACTCTTGTAAAGAACTAAACTCATCAAGtatcaaatatcaaatatgaATTGATGTTTTTAgtaatttctcttttaatttaGAGAACCAAATTAAAGTCTCCCTCACACCGACAATCATCTCTCCCCTTAAATGCATTACTAGCATATGCTACATTATTTAAACCTTAGACATCTTTGTTTAAAACACTAGGAAGTATCAATTTAGCCACAGCAAATTTTTAAAATCTGcagatttttaaaatctttggAGGGATTAATGTACCCCCGATTCCCACTGGTCATCCCTTTAAAAATCTTTATTGAGAGATTGATGTCACAGAATGTCAGGTTTGAATTCGAGTTGGCTATCTTTGTGGCATCGATTGTACAAGTTTGTGAAGAGGGCTGGACGAATGGGATGAGGGAAAGCGGCTTgatcaacaaaaaagaagactAGCCCCCCTTGAACCTGGCAAAGTCACTATCAATGAAGAAGGGGCAGCACAAGTagtcaacaaaataaattactGCATTTATACTGTTATAAGTTCTTGTAAACAGAGAATTACAAGTGTTTCTCTTCTCTAGCACAATTATATTACATAATAATTGTTACAAATACAGGTTGGTGGCTAGATGAACGTGTCTTGTAGCCACTTAAGTAAAACTTATATAATTAAAGCATCAAAAAAAGTTCTATCTGCCACTAgtaatcatcatcatcttcaaatCTTGATCGAACGAATCTTCTCACAACAGCAGCTACAGCACCAAGAAACAGAAACAGTGCTAAAACATCAAATCCACCTCCAATGCCAACGGCGACACTTGGACCAGGTGCAAAGAACGAAAATGGTGACCAACCCCAGCCACCAAAGAATGGTACGCCATAACCATACCCGTACCCACCGACTAAAGGTGGGGCAACTGGAGGATTAATGTAAATGTTGGTCCTGCCAATAAAGTTATTAAGTAGCCAATACAATATAAATGAAGAATTTTAGATGAGAACCAAAatagaaacaagaaaaagacaatataaatgaagaattttatttaaaattcttaCAATGATCCACCATGTGATGGATAAAAGAAGCCAATACAATATCCATTTATAACCCAaacaaacttatttaaaaaattattcagcATTGAATACTGGTAATACTATCAGCATAAGGATATTCTTCTGTGCTTCAAGACGTGCTAAGCTACAATAATCTCCCATACAGTCAATGGAAGATCCATTCCATGAAACATGACTTCGAGTTGCTTGAATTTAATCATTCTGAGCTATTAAGTACAATTAGGAAATCTTATTTCTGTTGgacataatttcttttttcctttctcatttAAGTAAGAAACTTCCTCTTTTAATAGATCCCATACTGCTATTTGGCTGAAACTTTTTATATGGGAAAGCCTATGGTGTCTAGACAAATTAAACTTGTTTTGTAACTAATGAGCCATAGTGAGCATgcaatatcttcttcttcttttcttttctttttttggctgggCGTGAGCAAGCAATATCTAATCACTCATAATTGAATAGTCTCctagttttcccaaaattacaCAAGTGATCATTTAACCTGTTACTTTGTATGCATAACTCTGTGAAGCTCaatttcctttactttttaAGTTGTTACCATCATTTTCCTTATTAAATCCTAAAATCCAAATTATTCCACGGGTAACAAATTTCTAGCCCCAAATTTTTCTATAACTTTCAATGAAAATTTTTCCCACTCAAATTTGTTACCATCATTTATATTCATGTCGGACTGTGTtacaaaataagaaagaaaaaggaaaatttggaAGATGCTTTAATTGCTGTGGTTTGTCACCTTTAGCAGCGAGGGAGTTTTAGTGTCcctatcttcttttcttcctaaGGAATTTCTGGTAGCTAATGCAGCAGAGGATTTAGGAGCAAAGTAAGGCTTATGGGAAGATGAGGAAAATTTATAGAATGGAGCCTCTTAGAGTAGCTGGAAGTTTGCTCCTGGTTTCTACTGAAGACTTGTATTATATGCAAATATGTTCCTTTTGATAGTGAGTTTCATTCCTTTCCCCTGGTCTCATTGGCTTGGTGTCTCAGGAGCTTTGAGGCATCCTGATCTTGCTTGCTAATTTCTAAATTGGGATTATATCTCTCAGCAATGACAAGCGGAGTGTTGGTTTGTTGAGGGTTCATGAAAGTAAGATTCTGTATACCTTCACTAGTTCACTTAGGCAACTCATCCTGTGTCAGAACAACATCATAAGTTGGGTGCCAAGGTACAACTTGCTGTTCAGAGAGGGATAAAGCAATTGCTACTTGCTACAGACCCTAAAGAATGATGCTAAGTAGCCATTAAACATATAGTGCTCCTTGGAGCCTGAAATTCATGATATTTGGATGTAGAAGGGACTGGCGAGAAATAAAATGGTAAGAGACATCAATGCTGCCACAGATTTCTAGGAGTGAACCACGCGATTCTTGAGAAAACAAGGCTGTAATTTGTGGAAAACTGACATGTGAAAGCCCTTCATTGCATGAGGTTATTACACAATTTGTATATAtcttatgatatatatatattttttttctgaatttcaagtacaattttcaataaaattaagttGGAATCAAAAGGGATTTCTGTCATAGCTGTAAATTATTAATGGCAAGCACATTGCTAAAGAAAAATTGTTTACCTTGCAATCTTAGATACTCTAGACATCCAGTTGTTGGATGTTTCATAGGGACTATTAAGTTCTAAGGTTTCTCTACATCATACTTGTTGTCTAATTCTATCAAATACTGATAGGGTCTATTACATAACCGCATACCACTAAGCTAGTTAATGTAGGAGACAGATCTATTGAACAAGAAATATCTTATAATCCTTAAAAGAGGCTAAGTTATAAGTTGTCATTAAGGGATAATGTCAAGGAATATATTCTAAGGCAATTTTGGTATTGTAGCATGTCTGACCATAGAAGGGAATGAAGAACATGATTGAACTAAGTCAAACTAAACCACAGAGACAAGTGGACTAACTGAGGGCCACAAATCAGAGTTCTGGAGTACAATCACTATCCAGTAGGACAGAATTTTGAAGCTGTGTGTAAGTTAACAGGGCAGTTTGTAACTAAAAAGCAACATCTCTAATCATCAATTTTCACCTGCACACAGATCATGATCACTTCTCAGATTTTATCCCGGAGTTCCATTTTCTAGCAAAATTTAAAAGTCACTGCAACTGTCACAAAAGATTGATTCCTTCTCCTCATGACAGAACCTTTACCACACTTGTCTAAAATTTATTCCATCTGAGTTgcaaattgatatatatatatatatattgaccaTTCTAAAGCCCAGAAGTGTTGCCCATACTTGTCACCACTTTAAGTACACAGATTTTTAATCATGTTAACTTGGATTAAGACCAACTTCAGTCGCACTTGTGTTTCAGTATAAACAAATTATAGTTGCCATGTCATGATGATTCAAAAACTCCATTTGAGAAATCGGGAAGATGGATAAGAACTGGCATTTTAGTTTCTATTATAGCATGAAGCCTTCAATTTTCAAGCCTTGTTACTCCTCTTAGAGACAATACCAAATTTAGGTATTTAACCACCAACACGCACACCTTGACCTAGGTTGGTTAGATTACTGATTTGGCTTGGAAGTCACGCCTTCTCCAAGTCCTATTTGGTTAAGGACTTTTGAACGTTTTCCCTGTACACCTCAGCCTTGTGAagatatacacacacacacacacacacacacacaactagCTCTTTGTTTTCTAATGAAGTCATAACCATGTGaaggtaaggtgtatttggggtttttgttttgtgagagtgcctttgCCCCACTATTTTGATTTCCCAACTTCTCAgttaaattttctctttttcacaGTCATGGATGTAGGCCTAAGGTTGAACCATGTTTTTATTACATCTCGTGTGTGGttgtctcttctttcttctaatATTGTTTTGTTCTTATCGTTAGTTGTTGAGATCTTTCATAGGCCCATCATAGTGTTCACAATCAATCTTATGAGGAAGTAACATCTTGATACTCTTTCGCATTACAAGcccaaatataaattaataactCTCACTGTTAAGGGGACCAATGATATCTGATAAACAGCACTTTCCAACTGAAATACGTATCGTATAATAATCAAGCATGTTCAGCTAATATCTTCAAGTCTATTAGAATGATTTTCTCATTACAAAGTCTTTCTTGAATAAATAAGTCCAACCAATGTGATAACTAATACTGGGTACTAACAAATTCAACCAAATCTCAGAAACAGTGCAATTTGTATTCAAGTTACCTCGAATTATTGTTGATTCTAGGGGGTGGGCGAGGAGCCGCTGACCGAAAAGCCTGCCCCCCAACTCTGCCACCAGTTTTTGCAGCTGATGCATCATGAACTGAGCCCAGTGTTAACACCCCAGCTGCCAGTGTAACTATTGCCAGCTTTGCCAACGGGTTCTCATTCTTCCTAAAAACCCCAATACacagcacacaaaatcaataatttatcatggtatcagagcaagtgATTCTCAGTTCAAAGCTGAAAAAATCTAAGCCAGCAGTGttaaaacaaagattaaattcaccattttctaaCTAACAACTTAAGCTAATAATATAACAATGATAAAGACAACACAACAGGTTgaaaaggaaaccaaagaaGCAATACCCAATTGAAGGAACTACCTTAAAAATGATGAGATTACCTtggagaatcagaatcttgttcGTCATCATGAGATGGATGTCTGCATGAGATAGTTTTAGCAGAGTAGAGAATCTTTGTGCTGGGTTTGTAGTGGTTAGGTGGATTACTGAGGGTGTTGGTAGGGAAGCTTTGGTGAGATGAGGCTATGGTTAAGGATGACATATTTGTTGTTGGCAATAACATTATTGTAACCAATAACTAACACCAGATTCTTGGAAAATGTAGTTATGTTCTACTCATTGTCTCCTACTGCCACCGccttgagattttttttttttaaagaaaaatttaatctttcttctgaaatgaaatgaagagTCTTATCCTTTTCATGGTGCTGAGTCTGCCACGTGGTAAGATATTTTTGGCTGATacgaatttttaaaaaataaataaaaaatgtgatactcgattatcaattttattttattttataactattAATGGGTCattccaaattattttttagacgAATTTAAATGGTAAAAATTGCAAATGTGAGATTCTCATATTTGCATGACCCTtgttagagcattcatatcTGCAAATcctatcttattttattttacaatctcaaaagtttactttatcaattatacaataccatTTTACATACACACAgcatctcaatttttatttttatttattttattcattaaaataatatatctacacaataaaatatatatttttattttttccaaattttctcctccacacgCGTATGTACCTTCCAGACTCCTCCATACCTTTACTTTTCACCTTCTTCCAGACTCCTCCATCCCATTCCTTTATCTTCCatcttcatttttgttttttctatctTTGTGTTTTCCCATTCCTTTATACTCCatcttcatttttgttttttcttcgtGTTTTCTCATTTCTTTATCTTCCATCTTCATTTGTTTCGTCTAACCATAccataccatttttttttctttctttgtgctTCTCTCTAGTTCTCACTCACTCTCAGTTCCTCATCAACAACTTGTTACCACTAGTATCAGTGGGTCTCACAAGCTCACAAgctccctcaacctctagcgCCGCGCCTCCACTGTGCAATCACCACCATCAACCCACCTTTTCCTTTAGGCATCggtcacccaaaaaaaaaaaaaaaaaaaaaccacagaaCCCAGAACTCCAAAACCCAGAACACAAAACACAACCCAGGttgcaacccaaaaaaaaaaaaaaaagaaccactaTGATGTGGTTTTGCCTTTGAATCAAGTTTTGCTATTTCAAAACCCCCAACATCGACGGAGCTTTGCAAACAAAATCttaaccaaacccaaaaacccttGAGGATAGAGTGAAGAGTTAGATGGGTAGAGCTATCTAGAGTGTTGTATTTATGAGATGAGTAAATCAGCAAAGGGATTTGGAGATGGGTGAAGGTGAATCGATAGAGACAttcagagagaaagagagagacctaCCTCTGCCACAACCCTCCTTTGCTCGCCTCATCCACCTCTGCCACGACCCACAGATCTCACCACGTCGTGACctcataggaaaaaaaaaaaaaaaccaccacagTGACCTTGCCACGCTGAGATCCACCATAAACAGGCCACCACTGCACATTGAGAGAAATAGGGAGTAGGAGACGGAGAGACAGAGTTGGCGTGAGGGAGAGAGGactgaaggagagagagaatcactGAACGTGGAGAGAGGaccgaaaaaaatagaaaataaagagagagaaaaagtcagattgaataaaaaactattatttagttttacaattgtgctacagtgcgaTTCTACAACGtagaattgcaaattttttttgcaatagtctacattaggggtgtccacgggttgggtcgggtcagGTTTGTGCCTGACTCAGACCTGACCTGAATTTTTCGGGTGGGTAAAAATCGAAATCGAAACCGACCCGTTTTAATGGTCGAGTCATCTGGTTCGGGTCCGTCGGGTTTCGGGTTGGTGTCGGTTCGGTTTCGGGTTTCGCCGCTGGTTCCGATATTTCGCCGCCGATGCCGATATTTCGCCGGATCGGTCTAGATCTGGTCGATATTTGGCTGGGTCTGTCGAATCAGGAGTAGATCTTGAcgagatctcgccggatctGGTGGATTTCAAGTAGATCTTCGtcggaaaataaaaaatatcgtcGGATCTGGTGGATTTCAAGTAGCTCTTTGTCGGAAAACCTTTCAATCTCACcagattttgttgattttatggTCGGGTCGGGTGGCTCGGGTTTTTGGGGAGGAAACCCGTAGGCCGACCCGAAGGGATCGGGTTCTGTGGGTGGTGACCCGCCGCCGACCGTCGGATTGGTTGGTTCGGGTGGTGGTAGTTCGGGTTCGGCGGGTTGAGCGGGTGAACGGGTTCTATGGACACCCCTAGTCTACATTTACAAGTCCAAATGCAGTGGGGTTTTTGAACTTTTATGCTAAATTGAACCAATATATGGCATATACCATTctcaatgtgaatgctcttagcaCGACCCTTTTACTAAAGATTATACTAACATATTAACCCCCAAACCAAGTCCTTTGTTGAGACATTCTTAGATttcatattatatttattttaagtttagatTATAGTTTTTCAATTTATCATATTACCTCTCCCttaatctattattattttataattttatcagtGGTTCAAGAATTATGCTTTTACATGTGAATatgcaattttaaaatatatgttttgaaaataatttttttttagactaaaatattttttatttgaaagattactaaacacaatttttgttataattgtttatactttgtttttgtttttttgttttttattgaaattataaaaaaaaaatggtgaaattcATTTgatagttgtttaatttttaaagatatttttaaagtaaaatttttaaatttttttaattttaatacttttatttgtattttaattactattaaattaattttaacgTTATcatggtttgattttgattgaaTCTCAGTCCGAACTTAAAAATCTTGAATCTCTCACTTTTTTCTTCAAATGGTCCAAGGTAGACTTAACAAAGGATTAGATCGATTGGATTGGGACTAAATGGGTGCAAAATTTATGAACCTTACCAAGTCTTTTTAGGGTTGGGTTAATTAGTATCATTGGTAAATTTTGTTCACAtgcaaaatttaataataatagtgaaAAGGAAACATAATTACTATATTATTTTTAGGCACAAATGCAAAACTCACTTTCTAAATTTCACTAGAATTCATTTCAAGCATTCAACTttacttttgttcaattgagTTTTCTAAGTTTAAAAAACTTTCAATTAAGGATTTTCGTTAGCCTTCATTAAACTAATCCATTAGACACCCAAAACAGGTTCATTTTGGTAACTTCAAAAcagttaataaataaaataataattttattattatttcaaattttaaaaaataaaataagcctATATCATACAATCAAGTTCCTTACTATATGGCATATGCACGCAACAAGACGTATGTGTAAGAGACATTATCCTCAATCAAATGGCActtccataatttttattttattctatttttaattaatgCTTACTACTTATTAGGAGTATCAGTCCTACTTTGTAGGCCTAGGTTCCCTAATGATGTTTTGAGGAAGTTgcttaagtgtgcgtttggtttagaattaaaaattaaaattatttcattattcagcttatttttggtactatttatgggcaCCACTACACTTTTTGACACTATTTATGGGTTCCACTGTACTTTTTCAATCAACTTTTActttatctataatactttcatcaataatttttcattttcagtaaaataaacggtatccaaacacaccttaAGTATAAGCTCTTGCACCATGACTCTTCCAAATAATTGTGAGTCacttttgctttgctttgcattgcattgcattactctcaatatatatagtttgaattTTGTCCAACATAACAAAGAGCATCCATGTGTTCTCTTCTGCTAGATGATGAGTATCGCCTCAGCTGCCTTGGTCATGATTTTCTTGGTATCAATACAATGCTTAAACATGGAGTGTTTGCTTCTATTGGCTGTAAAATTGGCGTTGGAAAAGAATCCGGTCTCTTTTTCTTATCTTGCTATTCTATGCAAAACCTCTTCTTCAactatttattgttgttattcttATTCAAATGTTAGCACTGAGTGTTTAATtcatattcttttctttaagaTATCTTCGAGGTTTTAAGAGAAGATGGTATGCTCCTAGGCATGAAACTGTACAGACTAAGCGGGGTTACTTAGGGTGTCGTACTAGTCACAATTGGCTTTCTTTGTCCTGTTTCTCTGCAAAAAGTGAATTTGATTATAGTCTTGTTGGTTTCGAAACAATCATTGGTCTTGTTATTCGTTTGGTAGGAAAGGGCTTCATTCATTGTGACTTTAATGAATTCAATCAATATTATGGTGTGCAACTAAGCCACTCTGCAGTATCATTTATTTGCATCTTAAGAGCTGCATAATTGGGAACCTAACATGTGGTAGCCATGTTCTTgtattattttacaacatataTATGTCATGGTTATTAACGCATTTGTTGGATTGACATGATATCCAAAATGTTTTTTCAGCTGAATTACTCAGCTTACTGGTAAACCAGTAATTATTTCTCTATATTTCTGCTCTGTAgattgat encodes:
- the LOC126705855 gene encoding uncharacterized protein LOC126705855 isoform X1, whose amino-acid sequence is MLLPTTNMSSLTIASSHQSFPTNTLSNPPNHYKPSTKILYSAKTISCRHPSHDDEQDSDSPRKNENPLAKLAIVTLAAGVLTLGSVHDASAAKTGGRVGGQAFRSAAPRPPPRINNNSRTNIYINPPVAPPLVGGYGYGYGVPFFGGWGWSPFSFFAPGPSVAVGIGGGFDVLALFLFLGAVAAVVRRFVRSRFEDDDDY
- the LOC126705855 gene encoding uncharacterized protein LOC126705855 isoform X2, which gives rise to MLLPTTNMSSLTIASSHQSFPTNTLSNPPNHYKPSTKILYSAKTISCRHPSHDDEQDSDSPRKNENPLAKLAIVTLAAGVLTLGSVHDASAAKTGGRVGGQAFRSAAPRPPPRINNNSSCPTFSRWVRVWLWRTILWWLGLVTIFVLCTWSKCRRWHWRWI